In Lepus europaeus isolate LE1 chromosome 9, mLepTim1.pri, whole genome shotgun sequence, the following are encoded in one genomic region:
- the LOC133766383 gene encoding endogenous retrovirus group K member 5 Gag polyprotein-like → MGNIQSHQNIKRIIKALLKSARTPVAGQNISDFIDIVRSHTPWFTEECLLTHRRWRELGKHLKGKKLSPEAWRLWRCIDQAFESDQEEVVQCLLAAFECMEKESRANSQRGDSEAEEVTNQTGHTRPVVAPSAPPEPEPPEPWWGDGPPPGYPSDGEATSSSSSSPSSETEADTDTSLFKPDRGRDRAKRTGESSHKQPTGQPRVLQLLPKGQPPPSLRIRPEWGFHAHAASQERKRKKHARGWKEFKDPRAVFPVTEDANGDRGWAPIDFSQLKELQKAVTMYGPQAPFTYQVLDMLASQGLTPNDWCNLTRAVLAGENYLLWQVGFQELARSKAAENVRSDGARRHWTEAMILGIGNFNTDAVQVRYPVELLQQIKDCGMRAWKVIPKKGEIRYSLTKILQGPNEPYADFVNRLYEAAGNLLANAEEAAPLLHRLAYENANNHCREALRPWQHKDVTPFMKIYRNVQDDVAAGVHSMRLGTQNERARGARNRAGACFNCGKVGHFKRECTALRHRASGSQPGLCPRCGKGNHWASDCYSKKDRQGNPLPERRNQKNSQSALAARAQPKVSLKRRQPQFRTLSDSE, encoded by the coding sequence ATGGGAAATATACAGTCACATCagaatattaaaagaataataaaggccttgttaaaaagcgccAGGACACCGGTTGCAGGACAAAATATCTCTGACTTTATTGACATTGTAAGAAGCCATACACCTTGGTTTACTGAAGAATGCCTCCTCACACATAGAAGGTGGAGGGAGCTGGGAAAACACCTCAAGGGAAAGAAACTCTCACCAGAAGCATGGCGTCTGTGGCGATGCATTGATCAGGCTTTTGAAAGTGATCAGGAGGAGGTGGTACAGTGTTTGCTAGCAGCATTTGAGTGCATGGAAAAGGAGAGCAGGGCTAATAGCCAAAGAGGAGACAGTGAGGCTGAGGAGGTTACCAACCAAACTGGGCATACGAGGCCCGTAGTGGCGCCCTCAGCCCCACCAGAACCTGAGCCCCCAGAACCCTGGTGGGGTGACGGGCCACCTCCGGGTTATCCCTCTGATGGCGAGGCCAcatcctcctcatcctcctctccCTCTAGTGAGACAGAAGCTGACACGGATACGTCATTATTTAAACCCgacaggggcagagacagagctaaAAGGACTGGGGAGAGCAGCCACAAACAGCCTACAGGCCAGCCCAGAGTACTTCAGCTACTGCCTAAGGGGCAGCCCCCTCCTTCCTTAAGAATAAGGCCAGAGTGGGGGTTTCATGCTCATGCGGCAAgtcaggagagaaaaagaaagaaacatgctagAGGGTGGAAGGAATTTAAGGACCCAAGAGCAGTTTTCCCAGTCACAGAGGATGCCAATGGGGATAGAGGCTGGGCCCCCATAGACTTTTCACAGCTCAAGGAACTTCAAAAGGCAGTCACCATGTATGGACCACAGGCCCCATTTACTTATCAAGTTCTGGATATGCTTGCCAGCCAGGGACTTACACCTAATGATTGGTGCAATCTGACACGTGCTGTTCTCGCCGGAGAGAATTACCTCCTCTGGCAGGTGGGGTTCCAGGAGCTGGCTAGAAGCAAAGCCGCTGAAAATGTTCGTTCTGATGGGGCCCGTAGGCATTGGACTGAGGCCATGATTTTGGGCATTGGTAATTTTAATACAGATGCAGTGCAGGTTAGGTACCCAGTGGAACTTCTACAACAAATAAAGGACTGTGGTATGAGGGCATGGAAGGTGATACCCAAAAAAGGGGAAATTCGGTACAGTCTTACAAAAATTCTCCAAGGGCCCAATGAACCTTATGCGGACTTTGTAAATAGGCTTTATGAGGCTGCTGGAAACTTGCTCGCAAATGCCGAGGAAGCAGCCCCTCTATTACACAGATTGGCCTATGAAAATGCGAACAACCATTGCCGTGAGGCGCTGCGACCTTGGCAGCACAAAGACGTAACACCCTTTATGAAAATTTACAGAAATGTACAGGATGATGTAGCAGCTGGGGTACACTCGATGCGGCTCGGAACTCAAAATGAGCGCGCCAGGGGTGCAAGGAATCGGGCTGGTGCCTGTTTCAACTGTGGCAAAGTTGGGCATTTTAAGAGAGAATGCACGGCTCTTAGACACCGAGCTTCTGGCAGTCAGCCAGGGTTGTGTCCCCGATGCGGAAAAGGTAATCATTGGGCCAGTGATTGTTACTCGAAAAAGGATAGACAAGGAAATCCCCTACCCGAAAGAAGGAATCAAAAAAACTCCCAGAGCGCCCTTGCTGCCAGGGCCCAACCCAAGGTGTCACTCAAACGCAGGCAGCCACAGTTTCGGACACTCAGCGATTCCGAGTAA